One stretch of Narcine bancroftii isolate sNarBan1 chromosome 8, sNarBan1.hap1, whole genome shotgun sequence DNA includes these proteins:
- the LOC138741979 gene encoding snaclec alboaggregin-A subunit beta'-like, with amino-acid sequence MKYSPGQPGKQNSMLLPACDSIICSAMDSGTKMLLLVAALHCWNLQAAETQPEVHLAELKIREQKEHRRFKREQFCEVWCLPNWILYNYTCYRVFYDPRDWVNAEMYCQQLVPGGHLASLHSLETSEFLVDLSRDMRNAYHIWVGASEIHKPDIFLWTDGSQWDYFKWQSGSPAGRTMNLFCVQLLCAGPDVYKMKSAHCSQQLVGICEYQPEFD; translated from the exons ATGAAGTATTCACCAGGACAACCTGGAAAGCAGAACTCCATGTTGTTGCCAGCCTGTGACAGCATCATTTGCTCTGCAATGGACTCAGGAACAAAAATGTTGCTGCTTGTTGCTGCACTCCATTGCTGGAATCTACAAG CAGCTGAGACTCAACCAGAGGTGCACCTGGCTGAACTGAAAATCAGAGAACAGAAAGAGCACAGACGCTTCAAACGAGAACAATTCTGTGAAGTGTGGTGTCTTCCAAACTGGATTCTGTACAATTACACCTGTTATCGGGTATTCTATGATCCACGCGACTGGGTTAATGCTGAG ATGTATTGCCAACAGCTGGTACCTGGCGGCCATCTTGCATCACTTCACAGTTTGGAGACAAGTGAGTTTCTTGTTGATCtatcaagggatatgaggaacGCTTATCATATTTGGGTTGGTGCCTCTGAGATACACAAG CCAGATATCTTTCTCTGGACTGATGGATCTCAGTGGGATTATTTTAAATGGCAAAGTGGCAGTCCTGCTGGAAGAACAATGAATCTCTTTTGTGTTCAACTCCTGTGTGCTGGGCCAG ATGTCTACAAAATGAAAAGTGCGCATTGTTCACAACAGTTGGTAGGCATCTGTGAGTACCAGCCAGAGTTTGACTAA